The DNA segment GCGTAGCCATAAGCAAAAGGACAGTAAGCAAAGTCATCACTCTGGGTCATGGCTTCGTAAACTTTAATTGGGTTCCAATCAAAGCATCGCTTATCAAGGTGACGAGAGAGCTCACGTAACATCTCTAAACTCTTGATGCCAATCTCGTCACTAACAACAAACTCATCACTCACGCATGGATCTTCACCAAGCGTACAGCACAGCATGTAAAAATTCATAAGCGTGTCCTGGGGTATTGACGGAACTGCAACCAGACCTTTACGTGCAAGCTCCATTAAATCATCCCAGGTTTGTGGCATCTCTTTGCCTAATTCTTTAAGCAAGTCCATGCGAGCTGAAGCAACTGGCGTCGCTGCATCCATTGCTAGCGCCCATTGCTTATTGTTGTAACCGTAACTTACATGAGAGTGACCCACTGAATTGTCAGCCTGATTTTGCAAAAACTCTGCCGGTAAGATGTTATCCAACGCCTCAATAACACCCGTTTTAGCAGCGAAGCCAGCCCAAGGGTGATCAATAACCAACAAGTCATAGCGTTCAGCTAACTTATCAATTGGTTCATCTGCGAAAGCCTGTAAAGAACGTTTCTCCCACACAATACGAACATCTGGGTTGAGTTCTTCAAAACGTTGTGCTGTTGCAACCATAGGCGTAAAGCCACGGGTGTGATTCCAAGTAATGCCTTTGAGTGTAATCATCTAACTTTCCATATATGAATGTTCAATTTATATTTAAATTAAAATTGCAAACATCACTGATAGTCAATAGACAACAAGATTCAATTTTAGAAACGTGACATTGACCACTTTTTAGTCACATTGTCCCAATTTCGTCTCAAACTGGGCTCTGTGAGAGGTGGATCACCAATTACGATTTAAGTCAAATTTCCATTTGAATGTTTCATTTATATATGAATATCATATTTACAACAATTATGGAGAACAGAAATGACACGCATTAATCTAGATTTAAGTGGAGAACGCTGGCAGATGGAAAGAATGCGCCCAGGTCAGGGCGTCAAAGAAGGTCTGCACCTATTGCCTGCTGAATACCAAGGCACACACTTTAGTTGGAACTTTGCTAAAGTTCCTGGCGATGTTTATAGCGACCTGTACCGCGCAAATGAAATTGACGACCCTTACTTTGGTCGTAACATGCATCGTGCGAAATGGGCAGCCGAGTACGAATGGTGGTATAGCCGCCGTTTTGCATTGCCAACGGAGATGAAAGGCAAGAAGATCCGCCTTGTTTTTGAAGGTGTGGATTATAGTTGTGAAGTTTGGCTAAACGGTCACTATCTGGGTCGCCATGAGGGCATGTTCTCTGAGTTTGAGTTCGACATCACCAAAGCGGCAAGCTTTGCCAACTGGCGTGATGGTTCAAACATGCTGATGGTAAAACTCGATCCACCGCCGAAGAACTACCGAAATTGTGGCGGTAAAAAAGTTAACTTCTCAGGTGATTACTTCTCTGGTCTAGTCCCTTTCGGTATTTGGCGCCCAGTTCGTGTCGAGGCAACTGAAAAAGTCCGTGTCAAAAATATTCGTACGGATGTGAAAGTGGCAAGCGAGACAAAAGCGACTGTCAAAGCGCAGTTTGCTGTATTCAACCACATGGAGACCGAACAACAGATAGACGTTGTTTCTCACCTTCGTGGTAAAAACTGTGAAACTCAAGATTACTTTGCAGAAACAACGCTAATCGTTCAACCTGGTGAGCACACCGTTGAAGCGGTGATTGAGGTTGATCAAGCAAAACTGTGGTGGCCATGGGATATGGGCGACCAAAACCTGTACTTGCTTGATGCCATTATCAAGCAAGGAGATACTGAGCTGGATCGTGCGCAAGAAACCATTGGCTTGCGTGAAGTTCAGATGGACTTTAACCCTGGTTACACCCGTGATGAAGCAGAATTCCCATGGACGTTCTTCATTAATGGCAAACGCCATTTCCTACGGTCTGCTTGTTGGGGCGGTCAGCCGTCATTCTTATACGGCCAAAACAGCCTTAAAAAGTATGAAAAACGTGTTCAGATGGTTCGAGAAGCCAATATCAATAACCTGCGTATTTTCGGTTGGCACCCGCCTGAAATCCCAGATTTCTACCGTCTATGTGATGAGTTAGGTATCACTGTTTGGACTAACTTTACCCTTGCTACTCAAGCTTACCCAGAAGACGAAGAGTTCATCGAAGGTGTTCTGCATGAATGTGCGGAGACGGTGAAACAGCGCTGCAACCACCCTTCAAATATCTTCTGGATGGGCGGTGAGGAGGTATTCTTCTCTGGTGCGCACGAAGAGAGTGGAAACAAGCGCCTAATGGAGGTGATTGGGGAATCCGTCGCGGATCTCACTGATGTACCTTACGGACTTGCTTCACCACTAAGCTCTGAATCGGCACAAAATATGGGCTTTAAAGCACATGAGTCCATTCACGCAAATGAGCACTACTACCAAGGTGGTGCGGAGTTTATGGAAGAATATTACCCAGCTTTAGACTGCTGTATTATTCCGGAACTAACCGCGGCCTCTGCGCCATCAATTGCTAGCTTGAAGAAGTTTATCCCAGAAGATGAACTGTGGCCTATGGGGCCAAGTTGGGCTTATCACTGGGCAGACATCGATATTCTAAAGAACCTTAACTTTGAAGTTTTCAATGATTACAAAATGGGTTCGTTGGAAGAGTTTGTCGAAGCAACTCAAATCGCTCAAGGCACTGTTATTCAGTTTGCTTTAGAAACCTATCGACGTCGTAAACCGAAGATGAGCGGTGTCGCGCTGTGTCATTTCATTACACACGTACCAGATATTAAATGGGGTGTGGTGGATTTCTATGGTGAGAAGAAAATCAGTTTTGACTACCTAAAACGCACTTACCAACCTCTACTACCAAGCTTAGAGTTTTCAAAACGTCGCTGGGATGCAGGCAAAACATTCAACGGTAATCTATGGATCGTCAATGATCACCAATACACGTTCGAAGGCACAACCCTAAATTGGAGCATTCTATATCAAGGCAACGAGGTGGCTAGCGGTTCATTAACTCAGGATGTAGGCCTGGATTGCGCTGTGAACTTAAGTGAAATTGCATGGCCTATTCCAGCTGATGCAGAGGGTGAGTTTGAAGTGAAGCTCTCACTGAAGGACAGCTCAGGTGATGAACTAGCAAACAACCACTACGTGCTGTTGGTTGGCAATCAAGAAAAAGCGAAAGAGCAAAGCCTTGCTTACCTAGCCGAAGCACAAGAGCGTCTAGAGCGACACGGTCACTGCGTGTACCGTTACTGGCCTGAAATGTGGGACGCTGAGTAAGTTAAGTTGATACATTAATTGAAGAGGCGTTCAGCCTCTTCTTTTTTGAGAGGATATTTCAATGTCAAAGTTCATAGATATGATTAAGCTGACTGATAAGAGTGCTTTAGAGTCTTCCATGTTACCTCAATTTACGCCTTTAGATTTTCGTGGCTGGAAAGGTATTTCGATGCAAAACTCATCGCTATTTATGTTTTTATTTGATGTCGAACCAGATGCAGATAAATTCCCTTTACATGCTGATGAGTCGGAGTGGATGGCTTACGTTATTGAAGGAGAGGGAAAGCTGGTAGCGGGTAATATAACGTGTAACGAGGAGACCGAAGCAATCTCTTTTCAGCAAGGTGACTTTATTTCATTCGCACCCAATACACCTCATGCTTGGCAACCAGGTCCAAAGAAAACTAAAATTTTATTTTGCAAGAATATTTAAAATCAACATTCCAAAACAAGCTTGCCATACAACCAATATATTAAGGCAAGCTTTTTCCACTAATAGATTAACAACCTAACTGAGTTGTTATTTTCGACGCAGTCTCTTTAAGCTTGTTAATAATTTCTTCTTGATCGGCTTCTTCATTGAGTACTGTAGGCATTGTAGAAATAGACAATGACGCGATAACAAGCCCTTCTGGGTGACCTATCAGTGTAGAATAATCCTGCACACCTGCAACAAATGGGCTCGGTGCAACCAGATGGCCCTGCTCTCTGATCAAAGCCAAATCGGCAAGCAGTGCTTCTTTTCGTACCTGAGACATTTTACTGTATGAATCGTCACGATCTAAAATCATATCTCTTACTTCTACATTACTGTTGGCCAATAGTATTTTCCCTGGACAAGTCGACATAGTAGAAATAAGAGTGCCTTCTGCAATCATTAGTGATACTGGCTCATGACTTGAGGCATGCACTATTACCATGGTTTGGCTTTGGTAAAGCATCGTCAAATAACAAGAACAGCCTGAATCAAAAGCTAAATCCTCCATATAAGGTAAGGCACATTGTCTCACTTTATCTATAGGATTAATACGGCGGGACAGGTTATATAGCTTTAGAGAAACTCGGTATTTACCCGACAGATCCTCTCGGATAAGGTAACCTCTCATTTCTAACCCAACAAGGACACGATATATTTCATTCGGAGATCGATCCAGTGCAGTAGCAATTTCCGCTTGTGAACGAGGTAATTCTTGTGAAGCTAGATACTCAATAATATCTAGACCTTTATCTAAAGCAGGGACTGCGTATTTATTTGATGCTGTTTTTTCTGCCATTTTTTACTTGACACCTCGATTAACAAAAACCCGAAAACTAGCTCCTGTTTATGCCAATCCGAATAAACCATTTAATTATTATAAACTTAACATAGAAGGCGCTCATATCCAAATACTACTCAAGGCCATGTTGCTGTAGAAACGTTGGTGCAGTTTGAATTAATGTCATAAGGTTTGATCCTCGGAGTAAAAAACAACCTTACTTCATCATCCAATAACTTTTATTCCTGACCCTTAGAAAAATACAGAGGATAGTGGCGACGGACAAAACCCTGTTGTTGCATCATATCTTTAAAGCTAGGGCCAGTCAGTAACTTGATCACCAATTCATTGCCTTCGATACGCAGTACCTCCCCTTCGACTTCTATGCTTGTTCCCCCTTTCATTCGAACTCGACCAGACACAGTCATGCCACGGAAGTAGACCTCAGGATGACGCATTTCGACGCGAATACCTCCTTCAGAAAGCTCATTCACATGAAAATACTGATCATCAAACCGAATCACCGGTCTTGCTCGTTTGGGGTAGCGAAGACGAAAATGGCGACGCTTCTGATCAAAATCTCGAAGCGCTGTTACAGATGGCAAAACTAAATCTCCTCAAATTAATAAAACTGGAGTCAAAAATCGTTTAGAATGCGTCATCTTCAAGAATATAAAACGATAAATCAATGATTTCGGACATGTTTAACCGCAACACACTTGCGCTGGGTATGGTCATCACCTTAAGCGCTTGCTCGCACAATCAAGCGACACAGCTCGGCATGCGTGGCTCAACGTTGAATGTTTACGCACAAAACATGACCAACATTCAGCTGTGTGAAACCCTTTATTACGGCCGCAGCACCACCCAAACCAAAGTCGCGATCGGCGCAGAGTTTAATCGCCGAAACTTGAACAAATCTTGGTGTGATGATCAGTACAAGATGTGGTACCTCGAAAGAGCGGCGAAGTCTCTATTGGCGACTTCTGAAGAGAAATCAGATGCAGAAGTCGCTGTGCAGCCATTGCCGATGTAGTAAAGGCTTAATACTGTCGGATCACGTCTGAAGGTGGCACTCGGTGTCTCTCACTGTATATGCCATCTTCGGCTCGAACCCCACACGAGATGATCATCGTGATCTCTTCATCATCGGCTAGGCTAAGTGCTGATTTTACTCTCTTTGAATCAAAACCTTCCATTGGGCATGTGTCATAACCCATATCTTGCATTGCTAACATGAAAGTCATTGATGCTAGCGAGGTGCTCTTGTGTAAGCATACACGTAGGTCTGCTTTACTCACCTCACGAACCATCGGTTTATTGCGCCCTACCCACCAGCTGTAACATCGACGAACCAAGCCGCGAACGCCCAACCCATCGTTGTTGTACAGCGTTGGAATTAACTTTTCGTAATATTTTCGTGCTCGTTTAGCGATCGAGTCATTGCGTCCTTCAAAAGCTGTTCTTACTTGGTGAGCATTCAACTCTGCTCTTTGTTTCCAATACGCAGGTGTCGTGGTCACAACAACTAACTCATTGGCTGTTTTCGCTGCATTTTGCCCCATGCAATACTCTGCTATTCGGCTGCGAATATCACTGCTAATCACTCGGTGAAACTTCCAAAGCTGCATGTTACTGCTGTTTGGGCTCAATAGCGCAAGCTCAAGGGCTTTTTGTACATCATCGTGGTTAAATTCCGCATTCACATCATATTTGCGAACTGAACGTCGAGCCTGAACGAGCTCTGTGAAGTTTTTAGTGTCTTGCATTTGAAACATTCATCAATTAAAGCGTTGGCGCGATTATACTCACCTTGTTGATGAAATGCTCAGTTTTGTCGCCTCAAACCACTAATGTAAAAGGCTTAGTCACAAATAATTCATAATAAATAATTCATCGAACATTCATCAATTTATCGCCTTATGTTCATTTTGAAAGGAAAATAGAGCAAAATCGTATAAAAACGCGTTTGACGGTTAAATATTCGCCATCTAGATTTTTATTCTCTAGTCCACAAAAACACAGGGGAATGTTATGAGACGCGCGAGTACATCTTATCGTTTGCAGTTGATCAAAGAGGCGGCTTTAAAAACTCAAGGAGTGCATACGCACGACCCTATGGCGGACTATATTCATCACCTGATGGAAGAACAACCCGATAAAGACAACAGCTTTGAAGCCAATGGACGCTTCAGCGGAGCGCACTTTGATGAAAGTGCTGGCGGTTGGGTCAGTGATATGTGGAATATGAAATAAGCGATAATTACCACTTTAGTAGCAATTTGACATGAAGCCCTCAGTTTTGAGGGCTTTGTTATATCAAAACCCCGATCCAAGATTGAAATAAAAGGCGTTTTCGTCATCACTAAAAGCGAAATCCATTCCTAAATGCAGGCCATATCGCCTCGCTATTTGGTAACGGAAGCCAATGCCATAAGCCCACTCGTTTTGCGAATAGAGATCAGAGGCTTTCTCGGCAACGCTACCCACACCTCCAAAAGCCAAAGTTGACCAGCGAGGGTCAACATGCCAAATCAATTGAGCCTGCAAAACTGAAGTAATATCGTCTTGGTAAGCGTAAGCGGCAATCCCCCTCATATCGATATATGGTCTAGCAAGTGGGGGTAATATCTGGCTCTCATCTCGCTGGGCGAGTGAGTCGAGACTAGCACTCCCTACTAAAGTGAACTTAGAGGAAAGCGGCTGAAACTTAGTGACGCTGAACGCTAATGTATCGTAATCGTAGTCACTACCAAACCCATCTCGGTACCACATGTATTCTGTTTCTATCACGATACCATCGGTTGGGAAAAAGAAACTATTGGTTGTATCGTATTCTAAGCTAATGCCAAGCCCAGAAGTCGTAGAACTATCACCAAATACATCACTCAGTATTCTGTCGATTCGACTAGACCCAGTATTAACAGTAATTTCTGAACGAAAGAATGTCTGAGAAAAACCCAAGAATAGATCGGTGTTATCTAATCTAAACTGTAGATGCTGAATTCCACCAAACCCCTCTGTATCGGTCTCAATTTTGTCTGGAAGTAAAACACCATTAAACCGCGTCCCTATATCAACCAACGCGTTCCCATACCCAATACCACCCATATATCGAATAGAGTCTTGGTTCCAAGTACGGCGGTGTCCAAGGGCCGCGAACCATGTACCATTCTCTGTTGCCGCACCACCAAAAACCGTCACTGCAGGAGGTATAAGCTGAGCTCCCCCATCTACAGAGCTTAGGGCTTTGCTTTTTCTCTGCTCTTTTTCTTCTTCACTTTCATGTAAGAATACGCCGAACATACCGCCACCGAAACCGACAGCTGGTTCTGTGATGACGATAGGAACAGGCAAGAAACCATAGGCGTTTTCGGCCAAATACTCCCCCATATCGAACATTCCATCGATGGGGTCTGTAAAACTGAAAGCGAAACTTGGTGTTGAGATTAAACTAAATGACGATAGTACAAGACTGAGCGTCTTTTTCATGCTGGAGGATCCTTCTCCTGGTCAATCAAAAAGCGAATCCTGTGCTCCGTTGGGATCTTCTTCTTGAGGCTTATTTATCTG comes from the Vibrio astriarenae genome and includes:
- a CDS encoding glycoside hydrolase family 2 protein, whose protein sequence is MTRINLDLSGERWQMERMRPGQGVKEGLHLLPAEYQGTHFSWNFAKVPGDVYSDLYRANEIDDPYFGRNMHRAKWAAEYEWWYSRRFALPTEMKGKKIRLVFEGVDYSCEVWLNGHYLGRHEGMFSEFEFDITKAASFANWRDGSNMLMVKLDPPPKNYRNCGGKKVNFSGDYFSGLVPFGIWRPVRVEATEKVRVKNIRTDVKVASETKATVKAQFAVFNHMETEQQIDVVSHLRGKNCETQDYFAETTLIVQPGEHTVEAVIEVDQAKLWWPWDMGDQNLYLLDAIIKQGDTELDRAQETIGLREVQMDFNPGYTRDEAEFPWTFFINGKRHFLRSACWGGQPSFLYGQNSLKKYEKRVQMVREANINNLRIFGWHPPEIPDFYRLCDELGITVWTNFTLATQAYPEDEEFIEGVLHECAETVKQRCNHPSNIFWMGGEEVFFSGAHEESGNKRLMEVIGESVADLTDVPYGLASPLSSESAQNMGFKAHESIHANEHYYQGGAEFMEEYYPALDCCIIPELTAASAPSIASLKKFIPEDELWPMGPSWAYHWADIDILKNLNFEVFNDYKMGSLEEFVEATQIAQGTVIQFALETYRRRKPKMSGVALCHFITHVPDIKWGVVDFYGEKKISFDYLKRTYQPLLPSLEFSKRRWDAGKTFNGNLWIVNDHQYTFEGTTLNWSILYQGNEVASGSLTQDVGLDCAVNLSEIAWPIPADAEGEFEVKLSLKDSSGDELANNHYVLLVGNQEKAKEQSLAYLAEAQERLERHGHCVYRYWPEMWDAE
- a CDS encoding IclR family transcriptional regulator is translated as MAEKTASNKYAVPALDKGLDIIEYLASQELPRSQAEIATALDRSPNEIYRVLVGLEMRGYLIREDLSGKYRVSLKLYNLSRRINPIDKVRQCALPYMEDLAFDSGCSCYLTMLYQSQTMVIVHASSHEPVSLMIAEGTLISTMSTCPGKILLANSNVEVRDMILDRDDSYSKMSQVRKEALLADLALIREQGHLVAPSPFVAGVQDYSTLIGHPEGLVIASLSISTMPTVLNEEADQEEIINKLKETASKITTQLGC
- a CDS encoding nitroreductase family protein, which produces MQDTKNFTELVQARRSVRKYDVNAEFNHDDVQKALELALLSPNSSNMQLWKFHRVISSDIRSRIAEYCMGQNAAKTANELVVVTTTPAYWKQRAELNAHQVRTAFEGRNDSIAKRARKYYEKLIPTLYNNDGLGVRGLVRRCYSWWVGRNKPMVREVSKADLRVCLHKSTSLASMTFMLAMQDMGYDTCPMEGFDSKRVKSALSLADDEEITMIISCGVRAEDGIYSERHRVPPSDVIRQY
- a CDS encoding PilZ domain-containing protein; translation: MPSVTALRDFDQKRRHFRLRYPKRARPVIRFDDQYFHVNELSEGGIRVEMRHPEVYFRGMTVSGRVRMKGGTSIEVEGEVLRIEGNELVIKLLTGPSFKDMMQQQGFVRRHYPLYFSKGQE
- a CDS encoding extracellular solute-binding protein, which codes for MITLKGITWNHTRGFTPMVATAQRFEELNPDVRIVWEKRSLQAFADEPIDKLAERYDLLVIDHPWAGFAAKTGVIEALDNILPAEFLQNQADNSVGHSHVSYGYNNKQWALAMDAATPVASARMDLLKELGKEMPQTWDDLMELARKGLVAVPSIPQDTLMNFYMLCCTLGEDPCVSDEFVVSDEIGIKSLEMLRELSRHLDKRCFDWNPIKVYEAMTQSDDFAYCPFAYGYANYAKASYARKLLKFADTVDLNGNGRLITTLGGTGFAVSASSKHKDIAAKYAEFVANPEMQANFFIEFGGQPGHKDAWQSEFANQTSDDYFTDTMPTLERAFLRPRYHGHMYFQDHAGAPIREYLMNGGDAKKVLAHLNELYLASKEVTL
- a CDS encoding BamA/TamA family outer membrane protein, whose product is MKKTLSLVLSSFSLISTPSFAFSFTDPIDGMFDMGEYLAENAYGFLPVPIVITEPAVGFGGGMFGVFLHESEEEKEQRKSKALSSVDGGAQLIPPAVTVFGGAATENGTWFAALGHRRTWNQDSIRYMGGIGYGNALVDIGTRFNGVLLPDKIETDTEGFGGIQHLQFRLDNTDLFLGFSQTFFRSEITVNTGSSRIDRILSDVFGDSSTTSGLGISLEYDTTNSFFFPTDGIVIETEYMWYRDGFGSDYDYDTLAFSVTKFQPLSSKFTLVGSASLDSLAQRDESQILPPLARPYIDMRGIAAYAYQDDITSVLQAQLIWHVDPRWSTLAFGGVGSVAEKASDLYSQNEWAYGIGFRYQIARRYGLHLGMDFAFSDDENAFYFNLGSGF
- a CDS encoding cupin domain-containing protein, whose amino-acid sequence is MSKFIDMIKLTDKSALESSMLPQFTPLDFRGWKGISMQNSSLFMFLFDVEPDADKFPLHADESEWMAYVIEGEGKLVAGNITCNEETEAISFQQGDFISFAPNTPHAWQPGPKKTKILFCKNI